A genomic window from Prunus persica cultivar Lovell chromosome G2, Prunus_persica_NCBIv2, whole genome shotgun sequence includes:
- the LOC109947117 gene encoding uncharacterized protein LOC109947117, whose protein sequence is MHFRNTIKLSLEGNIIKFLRVRDPYGIWVEGDDLPQIFIKPFKLRFKVDQAPNHHLVTDFLQIVELCVTSQDNVNHLAHVSDFELDYAIKCIGPLKAPGSDRLQADVNHTNIALIPKVNSPKTVNHYRPICLCNVSYKIISKILVNQLRPILSKCISKNRGAFALGRSIFDNILIAHELFHDFKRNKGTRGAMAIKLDLEEGL, encoded by the exons atgcactttagaaacacaatCAAGCTCTCATTAGAAggaaacataatcaaattctTAAGAGTAAGGGATCCATATGGGATTTGGGTTGAGGGTGATGATCTCCCTCAGATTTTTATTAAGCCGTTCAAACTTAGATTCAAGGTTGATCAGGCCCCAAATCATCACTTGGTGACTGATTTTCTCCAAATAGTTGAGCTTTGTGTTACTAGCCAAGACAACGTTAACCATTTGGCTCATGTTTCAGATTTTGAACTGGATTATGCCATTAAATGTATTGGTCCTCTTAAAGCCCCTGGGTCGGATAGGTTGCAAGCT GATGTAAATCACACCAACATAGCTCTCATTCCTAAAGTTAATTCTCCTAAGACTGTTAATCATTATAGACCCATTTGTTTGTGTAATGTTTCGTATAAGATCATCTCTAAAATCCTTGTTAATCAACTAAGACCTATTCTTTCGAAGTGTATTTCCAAAAACCGGGGAGCTTTTGCCCTTGGAAGATCAATTTTCGATAACATTCTCATTGCTCATGAATTATTCCATGATTTCAAACGTAATAAAGGTACTCGGGGAGCTATGGCTATTAAACTTGACCTTGAGGAAGGCCTATGA